In Rhizobium glycinendophyticum, a single window of DNA contains:
- a CDS encoding enoyl-CoA hydratase/isomerase family protein: MRYLEAYYQGAEILTAKKGAIGLIALNRPRVLNSLSHDMILDFGKALDAFEADPQVAAVLVTGEGERGLCAGGDIRMFYESGKAGDGKASHFLKAEYRLNARIARFKKPYVVVMDGITMGGGVGVSSHGSHRIVTETTKLAMPETGIGFFPDIGATWLLSRASGELGTWMGLSGEAVNGADAITAGFADWYVPQDRVAELLERIAALPAPALGQSIASTIRDYTVDGPKGIFSEGRDMIDRCFAFDTVEEIIAALDKEQSDLAAKTLIAMRAKSPTSLKVTLRMLREARHSRDLETCLEREFAGTLQVVKVPDFYEGIRAAIIDKDRNPKWSPATLEDVAPDSVEAFFVARDERLFD; encoded by the coding sequence ATGCGTTATCTGGAGGCGTACTATCAGGGCGCGGAAATCCTGACAGCAAAAAAGGGCGCAATCGGCCTGATCGCGCTCAACCGGCCACGGGTGCTGAACAGCCTCTCCCACGACATGATCCTGGATTTCGGCAAGGCGCTCGATGCCTTCGAGGCCGACCCGCAAGTGGCAGCCGTCCTCGTCACCGGCGAGGGCGAACGTGGGCTTTGCGCCGGCGGCGACATCAGGATGTTCTATGAAAGCGGCAAGGCTGGCGATGGCAAGGCCTCCCACTTCCTCAAGGCCGAATACCGCCTGAACGCCCGTATCGCCCGCTTCAAAAAGCCCTATGTCGTCGTGATGGACGGCATCACCATGGGCGGCGGCGTTGGAGTCTCCAGCCATGGCAGCCACCGCATCGTCACCGAAACCACGAAACTCGCCATGCCCGAAACCGGCATCGGCTTCTTCCCCGATATCGGCGCCACCTGGCTGCTCTCCCGCGCATCCGGCGAACTCGGCACCTGGATGGGGCTATCAGGCGAGGCGGTGAACGGCGCGGATGCCATCACCGCCGGCTTTGCCGACTGGTACGTTCCGCAGGACCGTGTAGCCGAACTCCTGGAGCGGATCGCCGCCCTCCCCGCCCCGGCGCTGGGCCAATCGATCGCCTCGACGATCCGCGATTACACGGTGGACGGCCCGAAGGGCATCTTCTCCGAAGGCCGAGACATGATCGACCGCTGCTTCGCCTTCGACACGGTCGAGGAGATCATCGCCGCCCTCGACAAGGAACAGAGCGACCTCGCCGCCAAGACGCTCATCGCCATGCGCGCCAAGTCCCCGACCAGTCTGAAGGTGACGCTCAGGATGCTGCGCGAGGCCCGCCACTCCAGGGACCTCGAAACTTGCCTCGAACGCGAATTCGCGGGCACGCTGCAGGTCGTGAAGGTGCCCGACTTCTACGAAGGCATCCGGGCTGCGATCATCGACAAGGACAGGAACCCGAAATGGTCCCCGGCGACGCTGGAGGATGTGGCGCCTGACAGTGTCGAGGCGTTTTTTGTGGCGCGGGATGAGCGGTTGTTCGACTAG
- a CDS encoding CsbD family protein: protein MNWNQIEGNWEQFKGKAQSQWGKLTGDDLDVIAGKRKELSGKIQAAYGKTQEEADREIDDWMTRN from the coding sequence ATGAATTGGAATCAGATCGAAGGCAATTGGGAGCAGTTCAAGGGCAAGGCCCAGAGCCAGTGGGGCAAGCTGACCGGTGACGATCTCGACGTCATCGCCGGCAAGCGCAAGGAACTGTCGGGCAAGATCCAGGCTGCCTATGGCAAGACCCAGGAAGAAGCCGATCGCGAGATCGACGACTGGATGACCCGCAACTAA
- a CDS encoding DUF883 family protein, with protein MAQVPSASNNKIKSGADEIADRIDAAASASSSANSPATGSDVQAEIANLRSDIAALTQTVASFSSGKIRQAGETSQQYMDSARETIANAEEDLEAYVRAKPLQSLAMAAGVGYVLALLSRR; from the coding sequence ATGGCTCAGGTACCGAGCGCTTCGAACAACAAGATCAAGAGCGGCGCAGACGAGATTGCCGATCGCATCGATGCTGCCGCCTCGGCGAGCTCCAGCGCAAATTCGCCGGCAACCGGAAGCGATGTCCAGGCTGAGATTGCGAACCTTCGCAGCGACATTGCTGCCCTGACGCAGACGGTCGCCTCCTTCAGCAGCGGCAAGATCCGTCAGGCTGGCGAGACCTCGCAGCAGTATATGGATAGCGCCCGCGAAACGATTGCAAACGCCGAAGAAGATCTGGAGGCGTATGTGCGCGCCAAGCCGCTGCAGTCGCTGGCCATGGCTGCAGGTGTCGGCTACGTACTCGCCCTGCTCAGCCGGCGCTGA
- a CDS encoding Rieske (2Fe-2S) protein — translation MTSASPWIPVALSADIEAGTSAGTLVNAEERVVWRDDKGAIHVWEDRCPHRGMRMSFGFVRGDHIACLYHGWRYDTSGQCRYIPAHPDLDVPQTIKVPTFAATERAGIVWMAPEGADAAELSALHEAAEPVRSLFLDMTAEAALSAVTTALPEGYSVNATSAATVTLQGNGTTVLIAAQPRDAERTALHMTVTGEISTTTRRSLALWATDLRNRLEGQMVEAA, via the coding sequence ATGACATCAGCCTCTCCCTGGATCCCCGTTGCTCTTTCCGCCGACATCGAAGCCGGCACCTCTGCCGGAACGCTCGTCAACGCCGAGGAGCGCGTCGTCTGGCGTGACGACAAGGGCGCGATCCATGTCTGGGAGGATCGCTGTCCGCATCGCGGCATGCGCATGAGCTTCGGCTTCGTGCGCGGCGACCACATCGCCTGCCTCTATCACGGCTGGCGCTACGATACGTCAGGGCAATGTCGCTACATTCCGGCCCATCCGGATCTCGACGTGCCCCAGACTATCAAGGTTCCGACCTTCGCCGCAACCGAACGCGCCGGCATCGTCTGGATGGCACCGGAAGGGGCGGATGCGGCTGAGCTTTCGGCACTTCATGAGGCAGCCGAACCAGTTCGCAGCCTCTTCCTCGACATGACGGCAGAAGCGGCTCTTTCGGCGGTAACGACAGCACTGCCGGAAGGCTACAGCGTGAACGCAACCTCGGCCGCAACAGTGACCCTGCAAGGAAACGGCACGACCGTGCTGATCGCCGCTCAGCCCCGTGACGCCGAGCGCACCGCACTCCACATGACCGTCACCGGCGAAATCTCGACCACCACCCGCCGCAGCCTCGCGCTCTGGGCCACGGACCTGCGCAACCGCCTCGAAGGCCAGATGGTGGAGGCAGCGTGA
- a CDS encoding aromatic ring-hydroxylating oxygenase subunit alpha, with protein MQNGIDKASLDQWYVLDTEAVIPVGRSQNRLLGTDLTVVKQADGAIEVFAEGRAEPLPLRHRFGFLWATLGEPEREIFPLPEADEPDRRYVPCGVVTVKASGLRIVENFLDMAHFPFVHTDVLGAEPHTEVQSYDVEIRREEDEVWATNCTFFQPQAALSATDGITTQYMYRVMTPFTTILYKTCPNAANRWDVIGLLVQPLDPGRCRAHPIMYLIDDVSTTTELIHFQQMIFLQDRIILENQRPALLPLEPRKEIPTRADASSIAYRRWLKEKGVTYGATTVAA; from the coding sequence ATGCAGAACGGTATCGACAAGGCGTCGCTTGATCAGTGGTATGTTCTCGATACCGAGGCGGTGATCCCGGTGGGCCGATCGCAGAACCGGTTGCTCGGGACGGATCTCACCGTCGTCAAGCAGGCGGATGGGGCGATCGAGGTCTTTGCCGAGGGGCGCGCCGAGCCGCTGCCGCTGCGCCATCGCTTCGGTTTTCTCTGGGCGACGCTGGGTGAGCCCGAGCGCGAGATTTTCCCGCTGCCGGAGGCCGACGAGCCTGATCGCCGCTATGTGCCCTGCGGTGTCGTTACCGTGAAGGCATCAGGACTTCGCATCGTCGAGAATTTTCTCGACATGGCGCATTTCCCCTTCGTGCATACGGATGTTTTAGGCGCCGAGCCGCATACGGAAGTGCAGAGCTACGACGTCGAGATCCGGCGCGAGGAAGACGAGGTCTGGGCGACCAACTGCACCTTCTTCCAGCCACAGGCCGCGCTGTCTGCGACTGATGGCATCACCACGCAATACATGTACCGGGTGATGACGCCGTTCACGACGATCCTCTACAAGACCTGTCCGAATGCGGCCAATCGCTGGGATGTCATCGGGCTCTTGGTCCAGCCGCTCGATCCCGGCCGCTGCCGGGCGCATCCGATCATGTATCTGATCGACGATGTCTCGACGACGACGGAACTCATCCATTTCCAGCAGATGATCTTCCTGCAGGACCGGATCATTCTGGAAAACCAGCGACCGGCGCTTCTGCCGCTCGAGCCGCGCAAGGAAATCCCGACCCGGGCGGATGCCTCGTCGATCGCCTATCGCCGCTGGCTGAAGGAAAAGGGCGTGACCTACGGGGCGACGACGGTGGCCGCCTGA
- a CDS encoding ArsR/SmtB family transcription factor — MIETAAVNTVMRALADPTRRGIYERIAATNEISVVELTRGSGVTQGAISQHLKTLKQAGLVVERPEGRSTFYRVRPEGLEPLFDWMSHYGIFWRERFGNLRTLLKDIDP, encoded by the coding sequence ATGATCGAAACAGCAGCCGTCAACACCGTCATGCGCGCACTTGCCGATCCCACCCGGCGGGGCATTTATGAGCGCATTGCCGCTACGAATGAAATCTCCGTGGTCGAGCTAACGCGGGGCAGCGGGGTCACGCAAGGCGCGATCTCCCAACATCTCAAGACGTTGAAGCAGGCCGGGCTCGTCGTCGAGCGTCCGGAAGGGCGGAGCACCTTTTACCGTGTCCGGCCGGAAGGTCTCGAACCCCTGTTCGACTGGATGAGCCACTACGGCATCTTCTGGCGAGAACGCTTCGGCAACCTTCGCACCCTTCTCAAGGACATCGACCCATGA
- a CDS encoding GFA family protein: protein MSKPFRGGCACEAVRYEVTGEPVAMVDCQCRQCQRASGTGHASHMVFAGAEVVVTGEARTFDMIGDGGTLKRKAFCPTCGSPVYMTFPDVPAIFIARAASLDEPARYAPQFVTWTVAAQSWDCIDPTLTSFERMPPSS, encoded by the coding sequence ATGTCCAAGCCCTTTCGTGGCGGATGCGCCTGCGAAGCCGTGCGTTATGAAGTGACCGGCGAACCGGTCGCGATGGTCGATTGCCAGTGCCGGCAATGCCAGCGCGCAAGCGGCACGGGTCATGCCTCGCATATGGTCTTTGCCGGTGCCGAGGTGGTGGTGACCGGTGAAGCACGCACCTTCGACATGATCGGCGATGGAGGCACTTTGAAACGCAAGGCCTTCTGCCCCACCTGCGGCTCGCCCGTCTATATGACCTTTCCGGATGTGCCGGCGATCTTCATTGCCAGAGCTGCAAGTCTCGATGAGCCTGCGCGCTATGCGCCGCAATTCGTCACCTGGACAGTCGCGGCGCAATCCTGGGATTGCATTGATCCAACGCTGACGAGCTTCGAGCGCATGCCGCCGAGTTCTTAA
- a CDS encoding acyl-CoA carboxylase subunit beta, translating into MSTILDQLEARRAEARLGGGEKRIATQHGKGKLTARERIEVLLDEGSFEEYDMYVTHRAVDFGMADQKVPGDGVVTGWGTINGRQVYVFSQDFTVLGGSLSETHAQKICKIMDMAMKVGAPVIGLNDSGGARIQEGVASLAGYADVFKRNVDASGVIPQISVIMGPCAGGAVYSPAMTDFIFMVRDSSYMFVTGPDVVKTVTNEIVTAEELGGASTHTKKSSVADGAYENDIEALEQVRLLFDFLPLNNREKPPVRPFHDDPARIEMRLDTLIPDSSNKPYDMKELIYALADEGDFFEIQEAFAKNIITGFIRMEGQTVGVVANQPMVLAGCLDIDSSRKAARFVRFCDAFSIPILTLVDVPGFLPGTAQEYGGVIKHGAKLLFAYSQATVPMVTLITRKAYGGAYDVMASKHIGADVNYAWPTAEIAVMGAKGAAEILYRSELGDAEKIAERTKEYEVNFANPFKAAERGFIDEVIMPHSSRRRIAKAFASLRNKQVGTHWKKHDTIPL; encoded by the coding sequence ATGTCGACGATCCTGGACCAGCTCGAAGCGCGCCGCGCGGAGGCCCGCCTCGGCGGCGGCGAAAAGCGCATTGCCACCCAGCACGGCAAGGGCAAGCTGACCGCCCGCGAGCGCATTGAGGTCCTGCTCGACGAAGGCTCCTTCGAAGAATACGACATGTATGTCACCCATCGCGCCGTCGATTTCGGCATGGCAGACCAGAAGGTGCCGGGCGATGGCGTGGTCACCGGCTGGGGCACGATCAACGGCCGCCAGGTCTATGTCTTCTCCCAGGATTTCACCGTGCTCGGCGGTTCGCTGTCGGAAACCCATGCCCAGAAGATCTGCAAGATCATGGACATGGCGATGAAGGTCGGCGCGCCCGTGATCGGCCTCAACGATTCCGGCGGCGCCCGCATCCAGGAAGGTGTCGCTTCGCTTGCCGGTTATGCCGACGTCTTCAAGCGCAATGTCGATGCGTCAGGCGTGATCCCGCAGATCTCCGTGATCATGGGCCCCTGCGCCGGTGGTGCGGTCTATTCGCCCGCCATGACCGATTTCATCTTCATGGTGCGCGACAGCTCCTACATGTTCGTCACCGGCCCCGATGTCGTGAAGACCGTCACCAACGAGATCGTCACGGCGGAAGAGCTCGGCGGCGCCTCCACGCACACGAAGAAATCCTCCGTCGCCGATGGCGCCTATGAGAACGACATCGAAGCTCTGGAACAGGTCCGCCTACTCTTCGACTTCCTGCCGCTCAACAACCGCGAAAAGCCTCCGGTCCGCCCCTTCCATGACGATCCGGCCCGCATCGAAATGCGGCTGGACACGCTGATCCCTGACAGCTCCAACAAGCCCTACGACATGAAGGAGCTGATCTACGCGCTGGCAGACGAAGGCGATTTCTTCGAGATCCAGGAAGCCTTTGCGAAGAACATCATCACCGGCTTCATCCGCATGGAAGGCCAGACGGTCGGCGTCGTCGCCAACCAACCGATGGTGCTCGCCGGCTGCCTCGACATCGATTCATCGCGCAAGGCCGCCCGCTTCGTCCGCTTCTGCGACGCCTTCTCGATCCCGATCCTGACGCTGGTCGACGTGCCCGGCTTCCTGCCCGGCACCGCCCAGGAATATGGCGGGGTCATCAAACATGGCGCAAAACTCCTCTTCGCCTACAGCCAGGCAACCGTGCCGATGGTGACCCTCATCACCCGCAAGGCCTATGGCGGCGCCTACGACGTCATGGCCTCCAAACATATCGGCGCCGACGTCAACTATGCCTGGCCAACCGCCGAAATCGCCGTGATGGGCGCCAAGGGCGCCGCCGAAATCCTCTATCGCTCGGAACTCGGCGATGCCGAAAAGATCGCCGAGCGAACGAAGGAGTACGAAGTCAACTTCGCCAACCCCTTCAAGGCCGCAGAGCGCGGCTTCATCGACGAAGTGATCATGCCGCATTCCTCGCGCCGCCGGATTGCCAAGGCCTTTGCGAGCCTCCGGAACAAGCAGGTCGGCACGCATTGGAAGAAGCACGACACAATCCCGTTGTGA
- the yghU gene encoding glutathione-dependent disulfide-bond oxidoreductase — protein sequence MTDEKFPPEKNLPAGYVPPKVWTWEPGNGGQFASINRPTAGAQTDVELKVGKHPLQLYSLATPNGQKVTILLEELLAAGHTGAEYDAWLINIGKGDQFGSGFVGVNPNSKIPALADHAPVDGGKPIRLFESASIMTYLAEKFGAFLPTDPRARAETLNWLFWQMGSAPFVGGGFGHFFSYAPVKIQYAIDRYAMETKRQLDVLNRQLAETEFVAGKDYTIADMAIWPWYGRLALDQSYPDAGTFLSTHEYTHVVRWAKQLAERPALKRGVMVNKTSGPLSEQLHERHDAADFDTKTQDKLTQA from the coding sequence ATGACCGACGAAAAATTCCCGCCAGAAAAGAACCTGCCCGCCGGCTACGTGCCGCCAAAGGTCTGGACCTGGGAGCCTGGCAATGGCGGTCAGTTCGCCAGCATCAACCGTCCGACGGCAGGTGCGCAGACGGACGTGGAGCTGAAGGTCGGCAAACATCCGCTGCAGCTTTATTCTCTCGCCACCCCGAACGGCCAGAAGGTGACGATCCTGCTCGAAGAGCTGCTGGCCGCCGGCCACACCGGCGCCGAATACGATGCGTGGTTGATCAATATCGGCAAGGGCGACCAGTTCGGCTCTGGTTTTGTCGGTGTGAACCCGAACTCCAAGATCCCCGCACTGGCAGACCATGCCCCTGTTGATGGCGGGAAGCCGATCCGGCTGTTCGAGTCAGCCTCGATCATGACTTATCTGGCGGAAAAATTCGGCGCCTTCCTGCCGACCGACCCGCGCGCCCGCGCCGAAACGCTCAACTGGCTGTTCTGGCAGATGGGCTCCGCCCCCTTCGTCGGCGGCGGCTTCGGGCACTTCTTCTCCTATGCACCCGTCAAGATCCAGTATGCGATCGACCGCTACGCCATGGAGACCAAGCGCCAGCTCGACGTCCTGAACCGTCAGCTCGCGGAGACCGAATTCGTCGCCGGCAAGGACTACACCATCGCCGATATGGCCATCTGGCCCTGGTATGGACGCCTGGCGCTCGACCAGTCCTATCCGGATGCCGGGACCTTCCTGTCGACCCATGAATACACCCATGTCGTACGGTGGGCGAAGCAACTTGCCGAGCGTCCGGCTTTGAAGCGCGGTGTCATGGTCAACAAGACCTCGGGTCCGCTCTCCGAACAGTTGCACGAACGTCACGACGCCGCGGACTTCGACACGAAGACCCAGGACAAGCTGACCCAGGCTTGA
- a CDS encoding glutathione S-transferase family protein yields MIRLYDYHLDENGFRVRLLLSMLGLSFETVAIDKAPGREQEKPHMLALNPTGTLPILEDGDVRLFGTAAILAYLVRAHAPDSAWLPTDAADFGRVQQWLGFSTRELKPAVDAREAALFTSEGASEADLNAARKAFRIMNDHMTLRQIEGLDWFVGNSPTLADLALLPSFALSRDCGIDHDEYPALRRWLRRFRALPGFITMPGVPDYH; encoded by the coding sequence ATGATCAGGCTCTACGATTACCATCTCGACGAAAACGGCTTCCGCGTCCGCCTTCTTCTATCCATGCTCGGCCTCTCCTTCGAGACGGTCGCCATTGACAAGGCGCCGGGGCGCGAGCAGGAAAAGCCGCATATGCTGGCGCTCAACCCGACCGGCACGCTGCCGATCCTTGAAGACGGCGATGTCAGGCTCTTCGGCACGGCTGCGATCCTCGCTTATCTCGTCCGGGCCCATGCGCCTGACAGCGCCTGGCTGCCGACCGACGCAGCGGACTTCGGCCGCGTCCAACAATGGCTCGGCTTCTCCACCCGCGAGTTGAAACCCGCCGTCGACGCCCGCGAGGCGGCACTCTTCACCTCCGAGGGCGCAAGTGAAGCAGACCTGAACGCAGCCCGCAAAGCCTTCCGCATCATGAACGACCACATGACGCTGCGGCAGATCGAAGGCTTGGACTGGTTCGTCGGCAACAGCCCGACGCTGGCCGACCTGGCCCTCCTGCCGAGCTTTGCGCTGTCGCGTGACTGCGGCATCGACCATGACGAATACCCGGCCCTTCGCCGCTGGCTGCGCCGTTTCCGCGCACTTCCTGGCTTCATCACCATGCCCGGCGTACCGGATTATCACTGA
- a CDS encoding AbiV family abortive infection protein, translating to MESNLTQYKGPLTPAQASEGISLARANAARLIADAQLLVENNRYASATALAILAIEELGKVQAIKIIVRQSDAKKLKEAWRDYRNHRAKNVQWILPKLAAEGARTFTEVRSAADPGGDHTAMLDNVKQLSFYTDSYGSAGRWSEPSEAIDPKLAISILATAQILNRQTQTTERELELWTTVVGPHYGKPTMIEALLDFQKQVFNEGLSATSAEEMESFITGRPVGAQTSVSD from the coding sequence ATGGAGTCCAATCTCACTCAATACAAAGGACCGCTAACGCCAGCCCAAGCATCCGAGGGCATATCCCTGGCACGAGCAAATGCGGCACGGCTAATTGCCGATGCGCAATTGCTAGTGGAGAACAACAGGTACGCCTCCGCCACTGCATTGGCGATCTTAGCTATTGAGGAACTCGGCAAGGTCCAGGCTATCAAGATAATCGTGCGACAAAGCGATGCAAAGAAGCTGAAAGAGGCTTGGCGAGATTATAGAAATCACAGGGCCAAGAATGTTCAATGGATACTTCCCAAGCTTGCTGCAGAGGGGGCAAGAACGTTCACTGAAGTGCGGTCGGCGGCTGATCCGGGAGGCGATCACACGGCCATGCTGGACAACGTAAAGCAGTTATCTTTTTACACAGACTCATACGGCAGCGCCGGTCGGTGGAGTGAACCGAGTGAGGCTATTGATCCCAAATTAGCAATCTCCATTCTCGCCACCGCTCAGATCCTTAATCGTCAAACGCAGACCACGGAAAGAGAGCTTGAGCTTTGGACTACTGTTGTAGGTCCACATTATGGCAAGCCGACCATGATCGAAGCACTACTTGATTTTCAGAAGCAGGTTTTCAACGAAGGACTAAGTGCGACGTCAGCAGAAGAAATGGAATCCTTCATCACAGGAAGACCCGTCGGGGCGCAGACGTCTGTGTCTGACTGA
- a CDS encoding D-2-hydroxyacid dehydrogenase, with translation MIRIVFLDRDTLSPETLVRAPAVPHEMVVHARTAPHEVAERIRDADVVITNKAPVRAEALAGATKLKLIAVSATGTDIVDLVEAKARGIAVCNIRNYAKHTVPEHTFALMLALRRSILPYRQSAIEGRWQQAAQFCYFDYPIADLGGSTLGIIGHGTLGQSVGKIAEAFGMTVLAAGRRGATGLKPGQTAFDEVLKRSDVITLHCPLTPETRGVIGAREFALMERKPLLINTGRGGLVDELALEKALDAGQISGAGFDVTDGEPPVADSPMMRIASRENVILTPHVAWASREAIQTLADQLIENIELFLLGKPRNLVT, from the coding sequence ATGATCCGCATCGTCTTTCTCGACCGGGACACGCTGTCGCCGGAAACCTTGGTCCGCGCGCCCGCCGTGCCGCATGAGATGGTGGTCCATGCCCGCACCGCCCCGCATGAAGTGGCTGAACGCATCCGCGACGCCGATGTGGTGATCACCAACAAGGCCCCGGTCCGCGCCGAAGCCCTTGCTGGCGCCACGAAGCTCAAGCTGATCGCCGTCTCCGCCACCGGCACCGATATCGTCGATCTCGTGGAGGCCAAGGCGCGTGGCATCGCCGTCTGCAATATCAGGAACTACGCCAAACACACGGTGCCCGAACACACCTTCGCGCTGATGCTGGCGCTGCGCCGCTCGATCCTGCCCTATCGCCAGTCGGCCATCGAGGGCCGCTGGCAGCAGGCCGCGCAATTCTGCTATTTCGATTACCCCATCGCAGATCTCGGCGGCTCGACGCTCGGCATCATCGGCCATGGCACGCTTGGCCAATCGGTGGGCAAGATCGCCGAGGCCTTCGGCATGACGGTGCTCGCCGCCGGTCGTCGCGGCGCGACCGGGCTGAAACCCGGCCAGACCGCCTTCGATGAAGTGTTGAAACGCTCTGACGTGATCACCCTGCACTGCCCGCTGACACCGGAAACGCGCGGCGTGATCGGTGCGCGCGAATTCGCCCTGATGGAACGCAAGCCGCTGCTGATCAACACCGGCCGCGGCGGCCTCGTCGATGAACTGGCACTCGAAAAGGCCCTCGATGCCGGCCAGATCTCCGGCGCCGGCTTCGATGTCACCGATGGCGAACCGCCCGTCGCAGACAGCCCGATGATGCGGATCGCGTCACGCGAAAACGTCATCCTCACCCCGCATGTTGCCTGGGCAAGCCGCGAGGCGATCCAGACGCTGGCCGACCAGCTGATCGAGAACATCGAGCTCTTTCTTTTGGGCAAGCCGCGCAATCTCGTGACCTGA
- a CDS encoding SRPBCC family protein — protein MTDAAHVSSRQQIVVDEVFPHAPEVIWRALTTGEIMARWLMEPRGFEPVVGNRFTYQTKPAGAWDGTIHCEVLEVVEYRRFSHAWRGGDASNTGYGSKLDTVVTWTLEPVAEGTRVRLVHSGFELPKNEVAFRNMGDGWKVVVPRLEATIRQPD, from the coding sequence ATGACCGACGCCGCGCACGTTTCTTCCCGACAGCAGATCGTCGTCGACGAGGTTTTCCCGCATGCGCCGGAGGTGATCTGGCGTGCCCTGACCACGGGGGAGATCATGGCGCGCTGGTTGATGGAGCCTAGAGGTTTCGAGCCGGTTGTCGGCAATCGCTTTACCTACCAGACCAAGCCGGCGGGTGCCTGGGACGGCACCATCCACTGCGAAGTGCTGGAGGTGGTTGAATATCGGCGTTTTTCCCATGCCTGGCGCGGCGGCGATGCCTCCAACACGGGCTATGGATCGAAGCTGGATACGGTCGTGACCTGGACGCTGGAGCCGGTGGCAGAGGGCACGCGTGTTCGATTGGTCCATTCCGGTTTCGAGCTTCCGAAGAACGAGGTCGCCTTCCGCAATATGGGAGACGGCTGGAAGGTGGTCGTGCCACGCCTCGAAGCGACAATCCGGCAACCCGATTAG
- a CDS encoding helix-turn-helix domain-containing protein produces the protein MAIGKLFIGRKVRDIRQANGATQAQFADRIGISTSYLNQIENNQRPVSASVLLSLAEKFGIDITELSSGQNDRLMSALTEALSDPLFETYSPSLQELKLVTQNAPGFAHALIAAHQAYRRGNEQLASLDDRLGAAPSQEVTPYDEVRDFFHFVDNYIHDLDLAAEQLATELKLGEGENYAALSGHLEARHGVRVVRGEAGDEAIRRFDPVGRILTVSRYASAPTRDFQIAIQIAQLAAATKIDHVLKQANFRSEEAVEICRMGLYNYFAGALILPYRSFLTAARDLRHDIELLAARFEASLEQVCHRLSTLQRPGLKGVPIFFARIDRAGNITKRHSAARLQFARFGAACPLWNAHQAFETPGRIIRQMAETPDGVRYLCIATQVSKGSAGFRAASPRYALALGCEISYAGAFVYADDLDLSNRGAFDPIGISCRICERIKCTSRAVPPLKRKLVVDHRVRNPMPYEIE, from the coding sequence ATGGCCATCGGGAAACTCTTCATCGGCCGCAAGGTCCGCGACATCCGCCAGGCAAACGGGGCCACCCAGGCGCAGTTTGCCGATAGGATCGGCATTTCCACCAGCTATCTCAACCAGATCGAAAACAACCAGCGCCCGGTCTCGGCATCTGTGCTGCTGTCGCTGGCGGAAAAATTCGGTATCGACATCACCGAGCTTTCCTCGGGGCAGAACGACCGGCTGATGTCGGCGCTCACGGAGGCGCTTTCCGATCCCTTGTTCGAGACCTATTCGCCGAGCCTGCAGGAATTAAAGCTGGTCACGCAGAACGCGCCGGGTTTTGCCCATGCGCTGATTGCTGCCCACCAGGCCTACAGGCGCGGCAACGAGCAGCTGGCGAGCCTCGACGACCGGCTGGGTGCGGCCCCCAGCCAGGAGGTGACGCCCTATGACGAGGTGCGCGACTTCTTCCATTTCGTCGACAATTACATCCACGATCTCGACCTTGCCGCCGAGCAGCTGGCGACAGAGCTGAAGCTCGGGGAGGGGGAGAATTACGCGGCCCTTTCAGGCCATCTCGAAGCGCGCCACGGCGTGCGCGTGGTGCGCGGCGAGGCGGGCGACGAGGCCATCCGCCGCTTCGATCCGGTCGGGCGGATCCTGACCGTCAGTCGTTATGCCTCTGCCCCCACCCGCGATTTCCAGATTGCCATCCAGATCGCCCAGCTCGCCGCCGCCACCAAGATCGATCATGTGCTGAAACAGGCGAATTTCCGCAGCGAAGAGGCGGTCGAGATCTGTCGCATGGGTCTCTACAACTATTTCGCCGGCGCGCTGATCCTGCCCTATCGCAGTTTCCTCACCGCCGCCCGCGACCTTCGCCACGACATCGAGCTGCTCGCCGCCCGTTTCGAGGCTTCGCTCGAACAGGTCTGCCACCGTCTCTCGACCCTGCAGCGGCCGGGCCTGAAAGGCGTGCCGATCTTCTTTGCCCGCATCGACCGGGCCGGCAATATCACCAAGCGGCACAGTGCGGCCCGCCTGCAATTCGCCCGCTTTGGCGCGGCCTGTCCGCTGTGGAATGCCCATCAGGCCTTCGAGACGCCGGGGCGGATCATTCGCCAGATGGCGGAAACGCCCGATGGCGTGCGCTATCTCTGCATCGCGACGCAAGTGTCAAAAGGCTCCGCCGGCTTCCGCGCGGCGAGCCCGCGTTACGCCTTGGCGCTTGGCTGCGAGATCTCCTATGCCGGCGCCTTCGTCTATGCCGACGACCTCGACCTCTCCAACCGCGGCGCCTTCGACCCCATCGGCATCTCCTGCCGCATCTGCGAGCGTATCAAATGCACCAGCCGCGCCGTGCCGCCGCTGAAACGGAAGCTGGTGGTGGATCATCGGGTGCGGAACCCGATGCCGTATGAGATTGAGTGA